One Streptomyces sp. NBC_00223 genomic window carries:
- a CDS encoding vWA domain-containing protein: MPRRGADTATALRPHRTSLTATPGDARRAARVALSRLSRAAGAAAASVALALLPMAGTASAQGSDGLETLLNQLTARQSANYAVLIDTSGSMETSGYYARVLQVLPRFLSSLTPQDQVCLITFSTGADVCDLVSPSQAQQKVQALPRHATGGASDFGRGFESALDGLRRGGTATSGVLLLSDAELNAPDDPEYKTFGSPGWARLRQEAGSLPGSQSLTGYGVPFGKGGDVQDVLAKVLPHVQMLDPTTDDLSSVLDKARDDTRVRQAKKAVVADAGKGVAVSWPGTDPGTPLVAGSVLHLRLTATTVSLPVRLSGLRLNGLPDGVHLTQPLPDRADLPAGQHKDYALTVASVDGSRSGWTSGQESTTGKLSVDGVVSTPLAADVKTYLGGQSTQLADRPAGDPLAVTGTVRKSLDIVRWLVAVVGFVLVVGLAIAFWRRSHPSMTGMLVAEGVTGARVEIPLQGETETNRDLSALFERGSAKVRVRSAPGWPGSRPPLRLLCQVNGQPAREATCRPDDRVLLCGIDFQYHSGQR; this comes from the coding sequence ATGCCCAGACGCGGTGCCGACACCGCGACAGCGCTCCGTCCCCACCGGACCAGCCTCACCGCGACCCCCGGCGACGCCCGTCGCGCCGCACGGGTCGCCCTCTCCCGCCTTTCGCGTGCCGCCGGAGCCGCCGCGGCCTCGGTCGCCCTCGCGCTGCTGCCGATGGCCGGCACCGCGAGCGCCCAGGGCTCGGACGGTCTGGAGACGCTGCTGAACCAGCTCACCGCCCGCCAGAGCGCCAACTACGCGGTGCTGATCGACACGTCCGGGTCGATGGAGACCAGCGGCTACTACGCCCGGGTGCTCCAGGTGCTGCCCCGGTTCCTGTCCTCCCTCACCCCCCAGGACCAGGTCTGCCTGATCACCTTCAGCACCGGGGCCGACGTCTGTGATCTGGTCTCCCCCTCCCAGGCCCAGCAGAAGGTGCAGGCGCTGCCCCGGCACGCCACCGGCGGCGCCTCCGACTTCGGACGCGGCTTCGAGTCCGCGCTCGACGGCCTGCGCCGCGGCGGTACGGCCACCTCCGGGGTGCTGCTGCTCTCCGACGCCGAACTCAACGCGCCCGACGACCCCGAGTACAAGACGTTCGGCAGCCCCGGCTGGGCCCGGCTGCGCCAGGAGGCCGGTTCGCTGCCCGGCTCGCAGAGCCTGACCGGATACGGGGTGCCGTTCGGCAAGGGCGGCGACGTCCAGGACGTGCTGGCCAAGGTGCTGCCGCACGTCCAGATGCTCGACCCGACCACCGACGACCTCAGTTCGGTGCTGGACAAGGCCCGTGACGACACCCGGGTCCGGCAGGCGAAGAAGGCCGTCGTCGCGGACGCGGGCAAGGGAGTCGCGGTCAGCTGGCCCGGCACCGACCCGGGCACCCCGCTGGTCGCGGGCAGCGTGCTGCACCTGCGGCTGACCGCGACCACCGTGTCGCTGCCGGTGCGTCTGTCCGGACTGCGGCTGAACGGACTGCCCGACGGCGTCCACCTCACCCAGCCGCTGCCCGACCGGGCGGATCTGCCGGCCGGCCAGCACAAGGACTACGCCCTCACGGTCGCCTCGGTGGACGGCAGCCGCAGCGGCTGGACGTCCGGCCAGGAGTCCACCACCGGGAAGCTGTCGGTCGACGGCGTGGTCAGCACCCCGCTGGCCGCCGACGTCAAGACCTATCTGGGCGGCCAGAGCACGCAGTTGGCCGACCGGCCGGCCGGCGACCCGCTGGCCGTCACCGGGACCGTACGGAAGTCCCTGGACATCGTGCGGTGGCTGGTGGCCGTCGTCGGGTTCGTCCTGGTCGTCGGCCTGGCGATCGCCTTCTGGCGGCGGTCCCACCCGTCCATGACCGGCATGCTCGTCGCGGAGGGCGTCACAGGCGCCCGGGTCGAGATACCGCTCCAGGGGGAGACCGAGACGAACCGGGATCTGTCCGCCCTCTTCGAGCGGGGCTCGGCCAAGGTACGGGTGCGCAGCGCGCCCGGGTGGCCCGGCTCCCGCCCGCCGCTGCGGCTGCTCTGCCAGGTGAACGGGCAGCCGGCGCGCGAGGCCACGTGCCGGCCGGACGACCGGGTGCTGCTGTGCGGGATCGACTTCCAGTACCACAGCGGCCAACGCTGA
- a CDS encoding alpha/beta hydrolase: MDTTHTADAPRDRLDFFPSPSGSGPAPAVLVLPGGGYEVHAPHEAEPVARWLNGLGLAAFVLRYPVAPNGEPEPLRDAPLEDARAAMRAIREGAGGSGVDPSRVGVLGFSAGAHLAAVLASGPRPEGGERPDLAVLCYPLISFAHQPHVGSLRALLGEDATLAQRWAASAEASVHPDTPPVFSWHTADDRTVDVEHSLRYAAALSRAGVPVELHVLPHGPHGLGLAPEDPYPARWTEWCADWFASHGWR; the protein is encoded by the coding sequence ATGGACACCACGCACACCGCCGACGCCCCGCGCGACCGGCTCGACTTCTTCCCCTCGCCGTCCGGCAGCGGCCCCGCCCCCGCCGTCCTGGTCCTGCCGGGCGGCGGCTACGAGGTGCACGCCCCGCACGAGGCCGAGCCCGTGGCGCGCTGGCTCAACGGCCTCGGCCTGGCCGCGTTCGTCCTGCGCTACCCCGTCGCCCCGAACGGCGAGCCGGAGCCGCTGCGCGACGCGCCGCTGGAGGACGCCCGCGCGGCGATGCGGGCGATCAGGGAGGGCGCGGGCGGGTCCGGCGTGGACCCGTCACGTGTGGGCGTCCTCGGCTTCTCGGCCGGCGCGCATCTGGCCGCCGTGCTCGCGAGCGGGCCGCGGCCGGAGGGCGGGGAGCGCCCGGACCTGGCCGTGCTGTGCTACCCGCTGATCTCCTTCGCCCACCAGCCGCACGTGGGTTCGCTGCGGGCGCTGCTCGGCGAGGACGCCACGCTCGCGCAGCGGTGGGCGGCCTCGGCCGAGGCGTCCGTGCACCCGGACACACCCCCGGTCTTCTCCTGGCACACCGCGGACGACCGGACCGTCGACGTCGAGCACTCGCTGCGGTACGCCGCCGCCCTGAGCCGGGCCGGTGTGCCGGTGGAGCTGCACGTACTGCCGCACGGGCCGCACGGGTTGGGCCTCGCGCCGGAGGACCCGTATCCGGCACGGTGGACGGAGTGGTGCGCCGACTGGTTCGCGTCGCACGGCTGGCGCTGA
- a CDS encoding sensor histidine kinase yields the protein MGSVVTVVSVALVIAGAAAALFWLVRGRRGFGTPADRAAFATLHAASLAAPPLREGLNPESARRAARHLRALLGTPALAVVGDGVLLAWEGPGRRHAAEAVEHAREAMDAGRPWVVPAEVIDCGDMGCPVRSAVVVPLVVDGLVVGALSAYGRQVSAGLVRAAGEVAHWVISQLELAELDRSRTRMIEAELRALRAQISPHFVYNSLTAIASFVRTDPDQARELLLEFAELTRYSLRKHGEFSTLAEELHSVDRYLRLERARFGARLRVDLLIAPEVLPVAVPFLCLQPLVENAVRHGLGPKSTPGRITIRAEDAGAECRISVEDDGVGMDPEDVRALLAGEAGGDSLGLGNVDERLRAVFGDEYGLVVETALGAGTKVNVRVPKYRTGVHAS from the coding sequence ATGGGTTCCGTGGTCACCGTCGTGTCGGTCGCACTGGTGATCGCGGGAGCCGCGGCCGCGCTGTTCTGGCTGGTGCGCGGCCGCCGCGGTTTCGGCACCCCCGCCGACCGGGCCGCCTTCGCCACCCTGCACGCCGCCTCCCTGGCCGCCCCGCCGCTGCGCGAGGGTCTGAACCCCGAGTCGGCCCGGCGCGCCGCCCGTCATCTGCGGGCCCTGCTCGGCACCCCCGCCCTCGCCGTGGTCGGCGACGGAGTGCTGCTCGCCTGGGAGGGCCCCGGCCGCCGCCACGCCGCCGAGGCCGTCGAGCACGCCAGGGAGGCCATGGACGCCGGCCGCCCCTGGGTGGTCCCGGCCGAGGTCATCGACTGCGGTGACATGGGCTGCCCGGTGCGCAGCGCCGTCGTCGTCCCGCTGGTGGTCGACGGCCTCGTCGTCGGCGCGCTGTCGGCGTACGGGCGCCAGGTGTCGGCCGGTCTGGTCCGGGCGGCAGGCGAGGTCGCCCACTGGGTGATCTCCCAGCTCGAACTGGCCGAACTCGACCGCTCCCGCACCCGGATGATCGAGGCGGAGCTGCGTGCCCTGCGGGCCCAGATCTCCCCGCACTTCGTCTACAACTCGCTGACCGCGATCGCCTCCTTCGTCCGTACCGACCCCGACCAGGCCCGGGAACTGCTCCTGGAATTCGCCGAGTTGACGCGCTACAGCCTGCGCAAGCACGGAGAGTTCAGTACCCTCGCCGAGGAGTTGCACTCGGTCGACCGCTATCTGCGGCTGGAGCGGGCCCGGTTCGGCGCCCGGCTGCGGGTGGACCTGCTGATCGCCCCGGAGGTGTTGCCGGTCGCGGTGCCGTTCCTCTGCCTCCAGCCGCTCGTTGAGAACGCCGTACGGCACGGCCTGGGTCCCAAGTCGACCCCGGGGCGGATCACGATCCGGGCCGAGGACGCCGGTGCGGAGTGCCGGATCAGTGTGGAGGACGACGGCGTGGGCATGGACCCGGAGGACGTACGGGCGCTGCTGGCCGGGGAGGCCGGCGGCGACTCGCTGGGCCTCGGCAACGTGGACGAGCGGCTGCGCGCGGT